A window of the Cystobacter fuscus genome harbors these coding sequences:
- a CDS encoding chemotaxis protein has translation MRPLSRLPRPLLALPLLVLMAACASVQRRSPLMERVGRSDMSVGALRIHVRDMARRFPVMLEAVADDVARLSGSAEMREAMLRAKSSAVPAMQAALLQPDPVAALIDGWALLVQIEQALPAAGSPDARAAARQPIEKMESEMEALWRKLSGSQDVSRLRELIQTWAAEHPLTGPLLVRESTVPLLAAFTDRSGVGLLGATANLLQDTQDVFARMDAYTDSLPRQARWQAELAVQEMVEGTPVLTSAMAELERAVDVLVRVGALAGDTPAVVAREREALQDFISSERLAVLDGVRGERVAVLDALHTERVEALAQTDAMGRGWVDQAFDRAEALVDHIFLWLLGLVLLFVLGVLVAAALLAWAWRRGERLPVGRSRGRVSPVEPHAGDTRVHGPEPSHESPGEHPGEPHH, from the coding sequence ATGCGCCCCCTCTCTCGGCTCCCGCGTCCGCTGCTCGCGCTCCCTCTGCTGGTGCTGATGGCGGCCTGTGCTTCGGTGCAGCGGCGCTCTCCGCTGATGGAGCGCGTGGGCAGGTCGGACATGTCCGTGGGCGCGCTGCGCATCCACGTGCGCGACATGGCCCGCCGCTTTCCCGTCATGCTCGAGGCCGTCGCGGATGACGTCGCCAGGCTCTCCGGCTCGGCCGAGATGCGCGAGGCGATGCTCCGGGCCAAGAGCAGCGCCGTCCCCGCCATGCAGGCCGCGCTCCTGCAGCCGGATCCGGTGGCGGCGCTCATCGACGGTTGGGCCTTGCTGGTGCAGATCGAGCAGGCGCTTCCAGCAGCAGGCTCGCCGGATGCGAGGGCCGCCGCCCGGCAGCCGATCGAGAAGATGGAGTCGGAAATGGAGGCGCTCTGGCGGAAGCTCTCGGGCAGCCAGGACGTGTCCAGGCTGCGAGAGCTGATCCAGACGTGGGCCGCGGAGCATCCACTGACGGGCCCTCTCCTGGTGCGCGAGTCCACCGTGCCGCTGCTGGCCGCCTTCACGGATCGCTCTGGGGTGGGGTTGCTGGGGGCGACGGCCAACCTCCTCCAGGACACGCAGGACGTTTTCGCGCGGATGGACGCGTACACCGACAGCCTCCCCCGGCAGGCCCGCTGGCAGGCGGAGCTCGCCGTCCAGGAAATGGTGGAGGGGACTCCGGTGCTGACCTCGGCCATGGCCGAGCTGGAACGGGCCGTGGACGTGCTCGTGCGGGTGGGAGCGCTGGCCGGCGACACCCCCGCGGTGGTGGCTCGCGAGCGCGAGGCGCTGCAGGACTTCATCTCCTCCGAGCGTCTGGCCGTGCTGGATGGCGTGCGGGGCGAGCGCGTGGCGGTGCTGGACGCGCTCCACACCGAGCGGGTGGAGGCGCTGGCGCAGACGGACGCGATGGGGCGCGGCTGGGTGGACCAGGCCTTCGATCGGGCCGAGGCCCTGGTGGACCACATCTTCCTGTGGCTGCTGGGGCTGGTACTCCTGTTCGTGCTGGGCGTGCTCGTGGCCGCGGCACTGCTGGCGTGGGCCTGGCGTCGTGGCGAGCGGTTGCCCGTGGGACGCTCTCGTGGTCGGGTGTCTCCCGTGGAGCCGCACGCGGGGGACACGCGGGTGCATGGGCCGGAGCCGTCGCACGAATCGCCCGGGGAGCACCCGGGCGAGCCGCACCACTAG